The DNA region CCGCCGGTGTCGCCGCCCGCACCCTCGCCGGCAGCAAGAAGGTCGCGCTGGCCCTGCCGGCCGAGTCGGGCGAGGAGACCGAGGCGGTCGCGCTGGGCGGCCTGCTCGGCGCCTACGCGTTCGGCACCTACAAGAGCAACGGCGGCGCCAAGGAGCCGGTCGGCGAGCTGATCCTGCTCTCGACCCGCAAGGGCAGCAAGGACGCCAAGGCGGCCGTCGAGCGCGCCCTCGTCGTCGGCGAGGAGATGAACCGCGCCCGCGACCTCGTCAACACCGCGCCGAACGACCTCAACCCGAAGAGCTTCGCCGCGATCGCCCAGGCGGCCGGCAAGGAGCACGGCCTCAAGGTCGAGGTGCTGGACGAGAAGGCGCTGCTCAAGGGCGGCTTCGGCGGCCTGCTGGGCGTCGGCAACGGCTCGGTCAACCCGCCGCGGCTGGTGAAGGTGGCGTACACCCACCCGAAGGCCAAGGCGAGCCTGGCGTTCGTCGGCAAGGGCATCACCTACGACTCGGGCGGCATCTCGCTGAAGCCGGCCGGCCACAACGAGACCATGAAGTGCGACATGGCCGGTGCCGCCGCGGTGTTCGCCGCCGTGGTCTCCGCCAAGCGCCTGGGCCTGGCCGTCAACATCACCGCCTGGCTCGCCCTCGCCGAGAACATGCCGTCCGGCTCGGCCACCCGCCCGGGTGACGTGCTGCGGATGTACGGCGGCAAGACCGTCGAGGTCCTGAACACCGACGCCGAGGGCCGCCTGGTGCTGGCCGACGCGATCGTGCGGGCCGGCGAGGAGAAGCCGGACGTCATCGTCGACGTGGCGACCCTGACCGGCGCGATGATGCTGGCGCTGGGCAACCGCACCTTCGGCGTGATGGCCAACGACGACGAGCTGCGCACCGCCCTGCACACGGCCTCCGGCGAGGTGGGCGAGCAGTCCTGGCCGATGCCGCTGCCGGCCGAGCTGCGCAAGGGCATGACCGAGTCGACCGTCGCCGACCTCGCCAACATGGGCGAGCGGATGGGCGGCGGCCTGGTGGCCGGCCTGTTCCTGAAGGAGTTCGTGGCCGAGGGCATCGACTGGGCGCACCTGGACATCGCCGGCCCGGCGTTCCACGAGGGCGCGCCGTTCGGCTACACCCCCAAGGGCGGCACCGCGAGCGCGGTCCGCACCCTGGTCCGCTTCGCCGAGCAGAAGGCGGCGGGCGGCAAGGGCTGACCGACCGGGAGGCCCACGGGCCGAGGACGGACGCGGGACGGGGTCCGGTGCTGCCGCACCGGACCCCGTCCGGCTTCCACGGGGCGGTTACCGGCCGGTAGGGGGCGTGGCGGGGCATCCGCACCCCTGTTCGCTGCGGGCGAAACTTTGTTCCACCCTGCGGAACCAGGCGCTCCGCAGCCCCGCCCGACGCCTCCAGGCCCGCTGTCTACCCCGCGTTGAGCTGCGGTGATGCCCCTCCGTCCAGGGCGTTCCCACCCCTGCGACCACCCCTCGGGACACCCCTGGGCCGGACCCGGACATCAGCTGCCGCGAACAAGTGCGAAGATGTATTTCC from Kitasatospora sp. NBC_00458 includes:
- a CDS encoding leucyl aminopeptidase, whose product is MTALSVSTSSAASLRADALVIGVAKGPKGIVLAPGAEAVSEAFEGKLAEILTTLGATGAEGEAVKVPSSSGLKSALVLAVGLGDAAEGAYELEALRRAAGVAARTLAGSKKVALALPAESGEETEAVALGGLLGAYAFGTYKSNGGAKEPVGELILLSTRKGSKDAKAAVERALVVGEEMNRARDLVNTAPNDLNPKSFAAIAQAAGKEHGLKVEVLDEKALLKGGFGGLLGVGNGSVNPPRLVKVAYTHPKAKASLAFVGKGITYDSGGISLKPAGHNETMKCDMAGAAAVFAAVVSAKRLGLAVNITAWLALAENMPSGSATRPGDVLRMYGGKTVEVLNTDAEGRLVLADAIVRAGEEKPDVIVDVATLTGAMMLALGNRTFGVMANDDELRTALHTASGEVGEQSWPMPLPAELRKGMTESTVADLANMGERMGGGLVAGLFLKEFVAEGIDWAHLDIAGPAFHEGAPFGYTPKGGTASAVRTLVRFAEQKAAGGKG